A region of Oncorhynchus masou masou isolate Uvic2021 chromosome 29, UVic_Omas_1.1, whole genome shotgun sequence DNA encodes the following proteins:
- the LOC135521319 gene encoding serine/threonine-protein kinase SBK2-like, with product MTAAAQELDKLCFLSAQSMSTLETSNHFQMVKLLGEGSYGKVMLAVHKKRGTPMALKFFPRQSTSLFSFLREYNLSLSYCTHPSLTRALGIFFSTPCYYVFAQQAGLYGDLYSVIVSEVGVDEECVQRVMSQLSGAVSHLHSIGFVHRDIKPEKIFLCDRTCRWVKLGDFGLARPTGCTIRAVWYDSPFCTPEVEQAKESEKVREQREEDREEEENIWITVETTIDSWALGVLVYCLLTGCFPWEETTHNDPAYRRYKEWYDREMEREERSEGLRGEQEVIWCEGEREKDNILSLEMNQKSNPVAPQFEGFSPLLMSLFRELLNPQPRLRGGPDEILSYLGGPWLMETEREEKRKAEEVEKEARKIREAGTVEEGREREGRGER from the exons ATGACA GCTGCAGCTCAGGAACTGGACAAGCTATGTTTCCTCTCAGCCCAGTCCATGTCCACTCTGGAGACCTCCAACCACTTCCAGATGGTCAAGCTGCTGGGAGAGGGATCCTACGGCAAGGTCATGCTGGCCGTCCACAAGAAGAGAG gCACTCCCATGGCTCTGAAGTTCTTCCCCCGCCAGTCCACATCCCTCTTCTCTTTCCTGCGTGaatacaacctctccctttcttattgcactcatccctctctcacccgGGCCTTGGGTATCTTCTTTTCCACCCCCTGCTACTACGTCTTCGCCCAGCAGGCTGGTCTCTATGGAGACCTCTACAGTGTCATCGTGTCAGAG gtgggTGTAGATGAAGAGTGTGTCCAGAGGGTGATGTCTCAGCTGAGTGGTGCCGTCTCACACCTCCACTCCATAGGCTTCGTCCACCGGGACATCAAACCAGAGAAAATCTTCCTGTGTGACCGCACCTGTCGCTGGGTCAAACTGGGTGACTTCGGCCTGGCCCGCCCCACTGGCTGCACTATCCGTGCCGTCTGGTACGACTCACCCTTCTGCACACCTGAGGTGGAGCAGGCCAAAGAGTCTGAGAAagtgagggagcagagagaggaggacagagaggaggaggagaacattTGGATCACAGTGGAGACCACTATAGACAGCTGGGCCCTGGGCGTGCTGGTCTACTGCCTGCTGACGGGATGCTTTCCCTGGGAAGAGACCACGCACAACGACCCCGCCTACAGGAGGTACAAGGAGTGGTACGACCgcgagatggagagggaggaaaggagcgAGGGACTGAGAGGGGAGCAGGAAGTAATTTGGTGTGAAGGTGAAAGGGAAAAGGACAATATCCTGAGCCTGGAGATGAATCAGAAGTCGAACCCTGTGGCCCCACAGTTTGAAGGCTTCAGCCCACTGTTGATGTCTCTTTTCAGGGAGCTGCTTAACCCACAGCCCAGGCTTCGAGGAGGCCCTGACGAGATCCTCAGCTACCTGGGTGGGCCCTGGTtgatggagacggagagagaggagaagaggaaagcagaggaggtagagaaggaggccAGGAAAATAAGAGAGGCAGGAacggtggaggaagggagggagagggagggaagaggggagagataa